A single window of Deltaproteobacteria bacterium DNA harbors:
- a CDS encoding NADH-quinone oxidoreductase subunit N produces MTSSILLFLPELFYLMLSLLLFFASLSDHPNPRRTYLVLLVLSAVGIVLSALSLNREGFLFFDAYRVDLFSQIFKLFLSVAYFLVITACSELKGVRERYHSEFFLFLTTCTAGMMLMVSAVELMTIYISLELSSFSLYILVPMRKGKNFDVEAGVKYLFIGMTASCVMLFGMSYVFGVMHTTYLSEMAGKLPLVIREPGAMIGLLLLLSGFLFKLASVPFHFWAPDVYQGAANRVTTFIATVSKIAAVALLIRLTSLVGVPSKYLTDALTILAVVSMSLGNLVAIVQKDLKRMLAYSAISHAGYIMVGIINMTDLGYSSAVFYIAAYALMNFAAFMVVVQLAAEGQDLRIADLAGLSRRSPLLALTLMMALFSLAGIPPTVGFTGKFLVFAAAVENDLLWLAIFGMVNATISLYYYLMVIKAAYIVEPEQEEPLVQISGPIRLLNYTLISAMIYLGVFPTQLYDIAHEAVRTLLMGR; encoded by the coding sequence ATGACTTCGTCGATCCTTCTCTTTCTACCCGAACTGTTCTATCTGATGCTGTCGTTGCTGCTGTTCTTTGCATCCTTGAGCGACCATCCGAATCCACGGCGAACGTATCTTGTGCTTCTAGTGTTATCCGCCGTCGGAATCGTTCTAAGCGCGCTCTCGTTGAACCGGGAAGGCTTCCTGTTCTTCGACGCCTACAGGGTGGACCTGTTCAGCCAGATCTTCAAGTTGTTCCTATCGGTGGCCTATTTTCTGGTGATCACCGCCTGTAGTGAACTCAAGGGAGTTCGAGAGAGATACCATTCTGAATTTTTCCTGTTTCTGACCACGTGCACCGCCGGCATGATGCTCATGGTGAGCGCCGTCGAGCTGATGACCATATACATCTCGTTGGAGCTTTCTTCGTTCTCTCTGTATATCCTCGTGCCCATGCGCAAAGGGAAAAACTTCGACGTCGAGGCCGGGGTGAAATACCTCTTTATCGGTATGACGGCCTCGTGTGTCATGCTTTTCGGAATGAGTTATGTGTTCGGAGTAATGCACACCACGTATCTTTCCGAGATGGCGGGCAAATTGCCTCTGGTCATACGGGAACCAGGGGCCATGATCGGCCTTCTGCTTCTCTTGTCGGGCTTTCTGTTCAAACTGGCGTCCGTTCCTTTCCACTTCTGGGCGCCCGACGTGTATCAGGGCGCGGCCAACCGGGTAACCACTTTCATCGCCACGGTCTCGAAGATAGCCGCAGTGGCTCTGTTGATCCGGTTGACCTCTCTCGTGGGCGTTCCCAGCAAATACCTTACGGATGCGCTGACCATTCTGGCCGTGGTCTCGATGTCGCTGGGCAATCTGGTGGCCATCGTACAGAAGGACCTGAAACGGATGCTGGCGTACAGCGCTATCTCCCATGCGGGATATATCATGGTGGGCATCATCAACATGACCGATCTGGGTTACTCGTCCGCGGTTTTTTACATTGCCGCTTACGCTCTCATGAATTTCGCGGCTTTTATGGTAGTCGTACAACTTGCCGCGGAAGGCCAGGATTTGAGAATTGCGGATCTGGCCGGTTTGAGCCGAAGATCGCCCCTATTGGCCTTGACATTGATGATGGCGTTGTTCTCGCTGGCCGGCATCCCTCCCACGGTCGGGTTCACAGGGAAATTTCTCGTTTTCGCCGCCGCCGTGGAAAACGACCTCTTGTGGCTCGCGATCTTCGGGATGGTCAATGCCACAATAAGCCTTTACTACTATCTGATGGTGATCAAAGCGGCCTACATTGTCGAACCGGAACAGGAGGAGCCGCTGGTTCAAATCAGCGGCCCCATCCGGCTGCTTAATTACACGCTGATTTCGGCCATGATCTATCTGGGGGTCTTTCCCACGCAGCTGTATGACATCGCACATGAAGCTGTTCGGACTCTGCTTATGGGGAGATAA
- a CDS encoding FAD-dependent oxidoreductase: METQKITLFINGKTIEVPEGCTVLDAAARAGVRIPTLCNDGRLAPAEACRFCQVEIEGNERPVTACSTKASQNLSVTTESPTLMRDRKTILSLLLEDHYGDCFPPCSERCPANIDIQGYLALVARGQYLEACRLIRRTNPLPLTCGRVCPHPCEAQCRRGRVDEPININHIKRFASDIAYRTPELLNPPRAPLTNKRVAVIGGGPAGLTASYFLAMYGHSPVVFESMPRLGGMLRYGIPEYRLPKAVLDREIDAVLRMGVEVRTGVSWPKDLTLEGLIHQGFDAVFLALGAWTNHRLAVENEHLSGVFPGTIFLNEVATGRKTDIGRRVAVIGGGNTAMDCARTSLRLGAATVTVYYRRSRNEMPAQDIEVEEAMREGVRMEFLTAPEKILGDNGQVTGMEFVRMELVDAGPSSRPRPRPIPGSEEQVALDTIIVAIGQTPESHLFGEDSGTRALSLDKRGLVQVDSLTGQTSIENVFAAGDLTSGPATAVEAIGSGRRAAEAIDRFLRGLPLTPPAPFLFSKGILKEVDEANFAQREKIPREKMPELPVEDREGNFREIELGLTEEQARTEANRCLSCGCMAFADCRIRDVAHLLGETKKLVQIKPTQPYRILSDHPHIVIDDNKCVVCRLCERACATYHGRYAVTVELEPVGQLEVYRSHRTRINRQCNDCGLCVSVCPTGALTYKTLWSKRGPFPEEKADTVCNLCSLGCGLSVACIGEHTLSIDSPDRPPNVGHLCERGRFELLSLRDGDRRITRPLVRRNGRLEEAGWDEAFDAIAGKIGELKQSAGSNALAGLTFGRGTLEELYLFAKLVRIGLFTDRLDMVGPGMERPFSRKFLSGVTPQPFMPPYDEIEKQDVVILFGPAPENDLRLLEPALHRLIQNGGKLMLAGRENGPFPEFSDQADVRKLPGGLAAVLEAIGETGASDAIHTNSSERKSMMCLVSEAGLTEQDVEPLKRLNELMRNRRGMWGLIPAAPNGAALWKAPLSLVYPCGDDKRERKNRCTLRDLWARDLPEVGSGSADRILAELEAGRIKGLVLHSGLNPEKERISNRLSGALNHLDFLVLLTFCHEPLVEHAHVVLPRCLCLESEGAFVRGDSQTIRCSPAAAPPAGLLPDWRVLGEILQRMDGPAPFETLAKVQEEMSVLERETGGGAHG; the protein is encoded by the coding sequence ATGGAAACGCAGAAAATAACGCTCTTCATAAACGGAAAGACCATCGAAGTCCCGGAGGGCTGCACGGTCCTCGATGCGGCGGCGCGGGCGGGCGTCCGGATACCCACACTATGCAATGATGGAAGGCTGGCTCCGGCTGAAGCCTGCCGGTTCTGCCAGGTCGAAATCGAAGGAAACGAACGGCCGGTTACCGCCTGCTCGACAAAGGCGAGCCAAAACCTCTCCGTCACCACCGAATCCCCGACCCTTATGCGAGATCGCAAGACGATCCTATCCCTGCTTCTCGAGGATCATTACGGGGACTGTTTTCCTCCTTGCAGCGAGCGCTGCCCGGCCAACATCGACATTCAGGGCTACCTGGCCCTCGTAGCGCGAGGACAGTATCTCGAGGCCTGCCGTCTGATTCGGCGCACCAATCCGCTTCCGCTTACCTGCGGCCGCGTATGCCCCCATCCATGTGAAGCCCAGTGTCGTCGAGGGAGAGTCGACGAACCGATCAATATCAACCATATCAAACGCTTTGCAAGTGATATCGCCTACCGGACGCCGGAACTTCTCAACCCTCCCAGGGCCCCGCTCACCAACAAGCGAGTGGCCGTGATCGGCGGAGGACCGGCCGGGTTGACCGCGTCGTATTTTCTGGCGATGTACGGTCATTCACCCGTTGTTTTCGAAAGCATGCCGCGCTTGGGAGGTATGCTGAGGTACGGCATACCTGAATACCGTCTGCCCAAAGCCGTTCTCGATCGGGAAATCGATGCCGTTCTTCGAATGGGAGTGGAGGTCCGAACCGGCGTTTCCTGGCCCAAGGATCTCACGCTCGAAGGGCTGATCCATCAGGGCTTTGACGCCGTGTTTCTCGCATTGGGCGCATGGACGAACCACAGGCTCGCCGTGGAAAACGAACATCTGTCGGGCGTATTTCCCGGCACCATCTTCCTGAATGAGGTGGCCACCGGGCGAAAAACGGACATCGGGCGAAGGGTGGCCGTCATCGGCGGAGGAAATACGGCCATGGATTGCGCCCGTACGAGCCTGCGACTCGGTGCGGCAACCGTGACCGTATATTATCGTCGTTCGCGAAACGAAATGCCGGCCCAGGACATCGAAGTCGAGGAAGCGATGAGGGAAGGCGTCCGGATGGAATTCCTCACCGCACCGGAGAAGATTCTGGGGGACAACGGTCAGGTCACGGGCATGGAATTCGTGCGAATGGAACTCGTGGACGCCGGTCCTTCGAGCCGGCCCCGACCCCGGCCCATCCCCGGCTCTGAAGAACAGGTGGCTCTGGATACGATCATCGTTGCCATCGGGCAGACCCCTGAATCTCATCTCTTTGGGGAAGACTCCGGAACCCGGGCATTAAGCCTGGACAAACGTGGACTGGTTCAAGTGGACAGTCTGACGGGTCAGACCAGCATCGAAAACGTCTTTGCCGCCGGCGACCTCACCAGCGGACCGGCTACGGCCGTCGAAGCCATCGGATCAGGACGGCGGGCGGCGGAAGCTATCGACCGTTTTCTGCGGGGATTGCCCTTGACACCGCCGGCTCCGTTTCTGTTTTCAAAAGGCATTCTCAAAGAGGTGGACGAAGCGAATTTCGCGCAACGGGAGAAGATCCCCAGAGAGAAAATGCCCGAACTACCCGTCGAGGATCGTGAAGGGAATTTCCGGGAGATCGAATTGGGTTTGACGGAAGAACAAGCCCGGACGGAAGCCAACCGATGTCTCTCCTGTGGATGCATGGCCTTTGCCGATTGCCGTATCCGGGATGTGGCCCATCTGCTCGGAGAAACCAAGAAACTTGTCCAAATAAAACCGACCCAGCCGTATCGCATCCTGTCAGACCATCCTCACATTGTCATCGATGACAACAAATGCGTGGTGTGCCGCTTGTGTGAACGGGCTTGCGCGACCTACCACGGTCGTTACGCCGTAACCGTGGAGCTTGAACCGGTCGGACAGTTGGAGGTCTACCGTTCCCACCGGACTCGGATCAACCGTCAGTGCAACGACTGCGGTCTTTGTGTGAGCGTGTGCCCAACGGGAGCCCTCACGTACAAAACCCTCTGGTCCAAGCGGGGACCCTTCCCCGAGGAAAAGGCCGACACCGTGTGCAACCTGTGCTCGCTGGGATGCGGTCTCAGTGTGGCTTGCATTGGGGAACATACGTTGTCCATCGATTCTCCGGACCGTCCCCCGAACGTTGGACACCTGTGCGAGCGCGGACGATTCGAGCTTTTGTCGTTGCGCGACGGAGATCGGCGGATCACTCGCCCTCTGGTGCGAAGGAACGGCCGCCTCGAGGAGGCGGGTTGGGATGAAGCCTTCGACGCCATCGCCGGGAAGATCGGCGAACTGAAGCAAAGCGCAGGATCGAACGCCCTGGCGGGTCTGACGTTCGGGAGAGGCACTCTCGAGGAATTGTACCTGTTTGCCAAGCTCGTCCGAATCGGTCTGTTCACCGATCGTTTGGACATGGTGGGACCGGGCATGGAGCGGCCCTTTTCCAGGAAGTTTCTATCCGGAGTGACCCCGCAACCATTTATGCCGCCTTACGACGAGATCGAAAAGCAGGACGTGGTGATCCTGTTCGGCCCCGCCCCGGAAAACGATCTTCGTCTCCTGGAACCGGCCTTGCATCGTCTCATTCAAAACGGTGGGAAGCTCATGTTGGCAGGCCGGGAAAACGGTCCTTTTCCGGAGTTCTCGGATCAGGCCGATGTTCGCAAGTTGCCCGGCGGACTCGCCGCCGTTCTGGAGGCGATTGGAGAAACGGGGGCATCCGACGCGATACACACGAACTCGAGCGAGCGGAAATCCATGATGTGCCTGGTGAGCGAGGCCGGCTTGACAGAACAGGATGTCGAACCGCTCAAGCGGCTGAACGAGCTGATGAGGAACCGCAGGGGAATGTGGGGCCTGATTCCCGCTGCTCCCAACGGCGCCGCCCTGTGGAAGGCCCCGCTGTCCCTGGTGTATCCCTGTGGCGATGACAAGCGGGAACGCAAAAACCGTTGCACTTTAAGAGACTTGTGGGCGAGGGACCTTCCGGAGGTAGGGAGCGGTTCCGCGGACCGGATCCTGGCGGAACTTGAAGCCGGGCGCATAAAGGGCTTGGTGCTTCATTCCGGTCTCAACCCCGAAAAAGAGCGCATCTCCAACAGGCTGAGCGGAGCATTGAACCATCTCGATTTCCTCGTTCTGCTGACGTTCTGTCATGAACCCCTCGTGGAACACGCTCACGTAGTGTTGCCTCGATGCCTGTGCCTTGAAAGCGAGGGCGCGTTCGTCAGGGGCGACAGCCAAACAATCAGATGCTCTCCGGCCGCGGCGCCGCCAGCCGGGCTGCTTCCCGATTGGCGCGTTTTGGGTGAGATCCTGCAGCGTATGGATGGTCCGGCGCCCTTCGAAACCCTGGCCAAGGTGCAGGAAGAGATGAGCGTCCTCGAACGGGAAACAGGCGGGGGGGCACATGGTTGA